A region of Hymenobacter sp. J193 DNA encodes the following proteins:
- a CDS encoding multicopper oxidase domain-containing protein, producing MRVLFLLAALLATLPAWAQNMPGMRMAKGTEPHLTQSAPPAAELQGKVVTPRTSYVGKRVEYDLYVDERLVNFTGRTRRAIGINGQIPAPTLTFNEGDTAVIRVHNQMHMETSIHWHGILLPNAQDGVPYLNTAPVEPGGTHTFTFPLIQSGTYWYHSHTMLQEQDGVYGSIVIHPKRIPYEMKEYVLVLSDWTDHKSKEVLRYLKRTGEWFAVQKGATQSYGEALAAGYFKDKLKQEWGRMPAMDLTDIYYNKFLTNGQEKGYFKDAKPGEVVRLRVINGSASSYFFLQYAGGPMQVIAADGINVEPFPVTKLEIATAETYDLLVTVPAMGAAEFRATANDITGYTSTYIGAGEPMKAPDLPRINYFQMMREMNSMEGMSGMNMGGAGMTKQQGSGEMKGMDMSGQKPASGSPMPGMDMQHGAPPATTAPSPQNRPENAQEKAGKSMGSMQDTGSMAGMDMGGMAGMSGMGGSAGDFNYNQLRALNPTTLDSTKQWREINLTLTGNMLRYVWSFDNKTLSEADKIPIRKGENVRMTFTNTTMMRHPLHLHGHFFRLVNAQGAYSPMKHTFDIQSMGKVTIEFDANEEQDWFFHCHILYHMMAGMARIVSYEGTPQNQYARTDYKELKKEDNRPYLWADLMAHSQGAFLETTLSNNRNALEFEGRANYQGNFETETHLLRYLDNRQFLAAFVGFDYRNNRTLLAEGERNTKNNRRVFDVGLYYLLPLLVRSELRLDSNGKVRLQLERTDLPLSNNFFADLLVNTDREYNVAFRYMVSKYVSLSTNYDSDYKWGAGLTLHY from the coding sequence CTGGTCAACTTCACCGGCCGCACCCGCCGGGCCATCGGCATCAACGGCCAGATTCCGGCCCCCACGCTCACCTTCAACGAGGGCGACACGGCCGTGATTCGGGTGCACAACCAGATGCACATGGAAACCTCCATCCACTGGCACGGCATCCTGCTGCCCAACGCGCAGGACGGCGTGCCCTACCTCAACACAGCCCCCGTGGAGCCGGGCGGCACGCACACGTTTACGTTCCCCCTGATACAGAGCGGCACCTACTGGTACCACTCCCACACCATGCTGCAGGAGCAGGACGGCGTGTACGGCTCCATCGTTATCCACCCCAAGCGGATTCCCTACGAGATGAAGGAGTACGTGCTGGTGCTCTCCGACTGGACCGACCACAAATCCAAGGAAGTGCTGCGCTACCTCAAGCGCACCGGCGAGTGGTTTGCCGTGCAGAAAGGCGCCACCCAGAGCTACGGCGAGGCCCTGGCCGCCGGCTACTTCAAAGACAAGCTCAAGCAGGAGTGGGGCCGCATGCCGGCCATGGACCTGACCGACATCTACTACAACAAGTTTTTGACCAACGGGCAGGAAAAAGGCTATTTCAAGGACGCCAAGCCCGGGGAGGTGGTGCGCCTGCGCGTCATCAACGGCAGCGCCTCCTCGTACTTTTTCCTGCAGTACGCCGGCGGCCCCATGCAGGTGATTGCCGCCGACGGCATCAACGTGGAGCCCTTCCCGGTCACCAAGCTCGAAATTGCCACGGCCGAAACCTACGACCTGCTGGTGACCGTGCCCGCCATGGGCGCGGCCGAGTTTCGGGCCACGGCCAACGACATCACGGGCTACACCTCTACCTACATCGGGGCGGGCGAGCCGATGAAAGCGCCGGACCTGCCCCGCATCAACTACTTCCAGATGATGCGCGAAATGAACAGCATGGAGGGCATGAGCGGCATGAATATGGGCGGCGCCGGCATGACCAAGCAGCAGGGCAGTGGGGAAATGAAAGGCATGGACATGTCAGGCCAGAAGCCAGCTAGTGGCTCGCCGATGCCGGGGATGGACATGCAGCACGGGGCGCCGCCCGCCACCACGGCGCCCTCGCCGCAGAACCGACCCGAAAATGCCCAGGAAAAAGCCGGCAAGAGCATGGGCAGCATGCAGGACACGGGCAGCATGGCGGGCATGGACATGGGCGGCATGGCCGGAATGAGTGGCATGGGGGGCAGCGCCGGCGACTTCAACTACAATCAGCTGCGGGCCCTTAACCCCACCACGCTGGACTCGACCAAGCAGTGGCGGGAAATCAACCTGACCCTGACCGGCAACATGCTGCGCTACGTGTGGTCGTTCGACAACAAGACCCTGTCCGAGGCCGACAAAATTCCCATCCGCAAGGGCGAGAACGTGCGCATGACGTTCACCAACACCACCATGATGCGCCACCCCCTGCACCTGCACGGGCACTTTTTCCGGCTCGTCAACGCCCAGGGCGCCTACTCGCCGATGAAGCACACCTTCGACATTCAGTCCATGGGCAAGGTCACCATCGAGTTCGACGCCAACGAGGAGCAGGACTGGTTTTTCCACTGCCACATCCTCTACCACATGATGGCCGGCATGGCCCGCATCGTGAGCTACGAAGGCACCCCGCAGAACCAGTACGCCCGCACCGACTACAAGGAGCTGAAAAAGGAAGACAACCGGCCCTACCTCTGGGCCGACCTGATGGCGCACTCGCAGGGCGCTTTTCTAGAGACCACCCTTTCCAATAACCGCAACGCGCTGGAATTCGAGGGCCGGGCGAACTACCAGGGCAACTTCGAGACCGAAACCCACCTGCTGCGCTACCTCGACAACCGGCAGTTTCTCGCCGCCTTCGTCGGCTTCGATTACCGCAACAACCGCACGCTGCTGGCGGAAGGGGAGCGGAACACCAAAAACAACCGGCGCGTCTTCGACGTGGGCCTGTACTACCTGCTGCCGCTGCTGGTGCGCTCGGAGCTGCGCCTGGACAGCAACGGCAAGGTGCGCCTGCAGCTGGAGCGCACCGACCTGCCCCTGAGCAACAACTTCTTTGCCGATTTGCTGGTGAACACGGACCGGGAGTACAACGTCGCCTTCCGCTACATGGTCAGCAAGTACGTGTCGCTGAGCACCAACTACGACAGCGACTACAAGTGGGGAGCTGGCCTGACCCTCCACTATTAA